One Castanea sativa cultivar Marrone di Chiusa Pesio chromosome 4, ASM4071231v1 DNA window includes the following coding sequences:
- the LOC142631737 gene encoding glutathione S-transferase U9: MAEENKVSLHGFFASPYVRRVELALKFKGIPYEYVEEDLKNKSSLLLKYNPVHKKVPVLVHNGKPIVESPVILEYIDETWKNGPQFLPEDPYKRAQIRFWASFVHQQVFQNMVLILKTDGEAQEKAVKEVSEKLSLLEEGIKSIFPEGIPIIDQENVGLLDIVIVSTFSSYKALEEVLGLELIDLEKTSPLLFSRLNSLLELPVVEGALPPHEKVVGALKFMRQNALNSASV; encoded by the exons ATGGCAGAAGAAAACAAAGTGAGTCTGCACGGATTTTTTGCTAGTCCTTACGTTAGGAGGGTGGAACTAGCCCTCAAATTTAAAGGGATACCCTACGAGTACGTGGAAGAAGATCTGAAGAATAAGAGCTCACTGTTGCTCAAGTATAACCCTGTCCATAAGAAGGTGCCAGTACTTGTTCATAATGGAAAACCCATTGTTGAGTCACCCGTCATCCTCGAATATATTGACGAAACCTGGAAGAATGGACCTCAATTTCTACCTGAAGATCCATATAAAAGAGCACAAATTCGCTTCTGGGCTAGCTTTGTCCACCAACAG GTTTTTCAGAACATGGTCTTAATACTCAAAACTGATGGAGAAGCACAAGAGAAAGCTGTGAAAGAAGTGTCTGAGAAATTAAGCTTGCTTGAAGAGGGAATTAAGAGCATTTTTCCAGAGGGCATTCCGATCATTGACCAAGAGAATGTGGGACTCCTGGACATCGTAATAGTATCTACATTTAGCTCCTATAAGGCTCTGGAAGAAGTCCTTGGTCTGGAGCTTATAGACCTTGAGAAGACTTCTCCACTTCTATTTTCTAGACTGAATTCTCTTCTTGAGTTACCTGTGGTGGAAGGGGCACTCCCCCCTCATGAAAAGGTGGTGGGAGCTCTCAAATTCATGAGACAGAATGCTCTCAACTCTGCTTCAGTTTGA